A section of the Oncorhynchus tshawytscha isolate Ot180627B linkage group LG09, Otsh_v2.0, whole genome shotgun sequence genome encodes:
- the LOC112257920 gene encoding uncharacterized protein LOC112257920 → MAEVRLKFSNGVYRILQNTYHQLPLRIEGNQAKGAIQATSLLTEYRSGEAQDDHDNTARVQLPFLGSPEETLRTENSRSLSRLTEGGFKIGFCHDLISKCGEGVLQLGSAWRNNLSDSENIRRLDSASRWFYLSSPHLADTQVHVIASRASSWIRNGLVTATITQTRREQRRSLCMVRFAIGQSSFSLRQSHEQLFVRAYGNGNMSEPLYKSRTAYYEILQVSPTATQAQIKTAYYKQSFVYHPDKNAGSEEATNRFSNISEAYNVLGNKGLRKKYDRGILSQGDVTGASKPSAKDTKSSSSQPTREARQTSALGIDSKNIFDFDNFIKSHYKSQLMREEELRVRKEEIMRKKEAIKDQEMGKMMEMAVGVLVIIAVSILVNLKRGGN, encoded by the coding sequence ATGGCGGAGGTCAGACTGAAATTTAGTAATGGAGTCTACAGAATTCTTCAAAATACATATCATCAGTTGCCTCTGAGGATTGAGGGCAACCAAGCTAAAGGCGCAATACAAGCCACAAGCTTGCTGACAGAATATCGGTCTGGCGAAGCTCAAGATGACCATGATAATACAGCCCGGGTCCAGTTGCCGTTTCTCGGAAGTCCTGAGGAGACTTTAAGAACTGAGAACTCAAGGTCCCTCAGCAGACTCACCGAAGGTGGATTTAAGATTGGATTTTGCCACGACCTTATATCAAAATGCGGTGAGGGGGTATTACAGTTAGGTTCTGCATGGAGGAATAACTTGTCGGACAGTGAGAATATAAGAAGACTCGATAGTGCTTCAAGGTGGTTTTATCTCAGTTCACCTCACCTGGCCGACACACAAGTCCATGTTATTGCCTCCAGAGCTTCAAGCTGGATAAGAAACGGTCTCGTGACGGCCACCATAACTCAAACCAGGCGCGAGCAGAGAAGATCTCTGTGTATGGTGCGATTTGCCATCGGACAGTCGAGCTTTAGTTTGCGACAGTCTCATGAGCAGTTATTTGTGAGAGCTTATGGCAACGGCAACATGTCTGAGCCCCTATATAAAAGCAGAACGGCATATTATGAAATCCTCCAGGTGTCTCCAACCGCCACGCAAGCTCAGATCAAGACGGCTTACTACAAGCAGTCTTTCGTCTACCACCCAGATAAGAATGCAGGCAGTGAGGAGGCTACGAACCGCTTCTCCAACATCAGCGAGGCTTACAACGTGTTGGGCAACAAGGGGCTGAGGAAGAAATACGACCGAGGCATTCTGAGTCAGGGAGACGTTACTGGAGCGAGCAAACCTTCCGCGAAGGACACCAAGAGCTCCTCATCTCAGCCAACGAGGGAGGCACGCCAGACTTCCGCCTTGGGGATAGACAGCAAGAACATTTTCGACTTTGACAACTTCATCAAATCCCACTATAAATCCCAGCtcatgagagaggaggagctgcGAGTTAGGAAGGAAGAGATTATGAGGAAGAAAGAGGCCATCAAAGATCAGGAGATGGGCAAGATGATGGAGATGGCTGTGGGAGTGTTGGTCATAATAGCAGTGTCTATTCTGGTCAACTTGAAACGGGGAGGAAATTGA